Proteins encoded together in one Chitinophaga sp. LS1 window:
- a CDS encoding 5'-nucleotidase, lipoprotein e(P4) family, whose protein sequence is MFLSIRLTFLLTFPLLFACKAPKPVAQHTALVPYGPAFAALWQQRSAEYKALCFQAYNIARLRLNEDLESSFPKPMAIVTDIDETILDNSPYNVHVALKGENYSDKTWQEWTSKAAADTVPGALSFLKYAAEKGVHVYYITNRSEAERGVTLQNLQRWNFPDADNEHLILKTTTSSKEERRLHVAQTHEIILLMGDNLGDFSAIFEKQPADKREAATKQSAAEFGSRFIVLPNPMYGDWLPALFQYNYKQNIDSILQTQLRNY, encoded by the coding sequence ATGTTTTTATCAATCCGCCTCACTTTTCTCCTTACATTCCCCCTCTTATTCGCATGTAAGGCTCCAAAACCAGTTGCACAGCATACGGCCTTAGTGCCTTATGGACCTGCATTTGCGGCGTTATGGCAACAACGTTCTGCTGAATATAAAGCACTCTGTTTTCAGGCATACAACATCGCCCGTCTTCGTCTCAACGAAGATCTGGAAAGCAGTTTTCCAAAACCAATGGCGATTGTTACGGACATTGATGAAACAATTTTAGACAATAGTCCTTACAATGTACATGTTGCATTGAAAGGTGAAAATTACAGCGACAAAACCTGGCAGGAATGGACCAGCAAAGCCGCTGCTGATACTGTACCCGGGGCATTGTCCTTCTTAAAATACGCGGCTGAAAAAGGGGTGCATGTTTACTACATCACAAACCGTTCAGAAGCAGAACGCGGTGTAACATTACAAAATTTACAACGCTGGAATTTTCCTGATGCTGATAATGAACACCTGATCTTAAAAACAACAACTTCAAGTAAAGAAGAAAGACGTTTGCATGTAGCACAAACACACGAGATCATTTTGCTGATGGGGGATAATCTGGGAGACTTCTCCGCCATCTTTGAAAAGCAACCAGCTGATAAAAGAGAAGCGGCTACAAAGCAATCTGCTGCTGAATTTGGGAGCCGGTTTATTGTGTTACCAAACCCTATGTATGGCGATTGGTTACCGGCATTGTTCCAGTATAATTACAAACAAAATATCGATTCAATATTGCAAACGCAATTAAGAAATTATTAG
- a CDS encoding 7-carboxy-7-deazaguanine synthase QueE — MSMTATYPNVRTLPVMERFYTIQGEGNYQGCAAYFIRLGGCDVGCHWCDVKDSWEADRHPQLALTDIVGEAANYPGRIAVITGGEPLMHNLDALTADLHAAGFRTHIETSGSSPLSGNWDWITLSPKKFKAPLPEICALAHELKVVIFNKSDFAWAEKYAALAGPHCKLYIQPEWNKAAEMTPLIIDYIKDNPKWQLSLQVHKYINVP, encoded by the coding sequence ATGTCAATGACTGCCACATATCCAAACGTACGCACGCTCCCGGTAATGGAACGCTTTTACACTATTCAGGGTGAAGGTAATTATCAGGGTTGTGCAGCTTATTTCATCCGTCTGGGCGGTTGCGATGTAGGCTGCCATTGGTGTGACGTGAAGGATAGCTGGGAGGCAGATCGTCATCCACAGCTGGCACTCACGGATATCGTGGGCGAGGCAGCGAACTATCCCGGCCGTATTGCCGTGATCACGGGTGGCGAGCCATTGATGCATAACCTGGATGCACTGACAGCAGATCTGCATGCAGCGGGTTTCCGCACACATATTGAAACTTCAGGTTCTTCTCCCCTATCCGGTAACTGGGACTGGATCACCTTGTCTCCTAAGAAATTTAAGGCACCACTGCCTGAAATCTGTGCATTGGCTCATGAACTGAAGGTGGTGATCTTTAATAAAAGTGATTTTGCCTGGGCTGAGAAATATGCTGCACTGGCAGGCCCTCATTGTAAACTATATATTCAGCCGGAATGGAATAAAGCGGCTGAAATGACTCCCCTTATCATCGACTATATCAAGGACAACCCTAAGTGGCAGCTCTCCCTTCAGGTGCATAAATACATTAATGTGCCATAA
- a CDS encoding OmpA family protein produces the protein MAKFPILLSCLVICLGVHAQVVTYDNAKKKAQKSFDNAQLAVSEYKTEDAIIYLQEAIRAEPGFADAYGQMTISYVELKKYEEAVTSFETLRRLDSNSIRPALMAYSKALAGVGRFSDALANINLYIATGKINNPKAQALQKTYTYAAREAAHPVPFTPINLGDNINTKDAEYFPSLTIDNQMLVFTRRVNGKNEDFYVSERDDSMHWKKAYNMGAPINSTAFNEGAQNISQDGNMLVFTGCNFPNGRGSCDIYYAIRTEEGLWVEPMNLGNPINTRDWESQPCLSPDKQTLYFSRATTDAGSDIFMSQLQSNGRWGTPERLGPNINTTGDEATPFIHADNQTLYFASNGHEGFGGMDLFYSRRQADGNWGPAVNMGYPINTTDEESSLVVAADGKTAYYASDRMDSRGALDIYSFELYPAARPLKTLYVRGYVFDKKSQKRLVANIELQDLETGQTMANIKSDLLGNYLVALPVGRDYGLNVNRKGYLFYSENFSLKGADKDTGYFREVPLVPLDTSAVMVLNNVFFASREYTLKPESFVELNRLVGLMRENPTMIVEISGHTDNVGNDQINLTLSDKRAQAVVQYLVQKGIASERLIAKGYGENKPVADNETPEGRAQNRRTEFKIIKL, from the coding sequence ATGGCTAAATTCCCAATATTGCTGAGTTGTCTTGTGATTTGCCTGGGTGTGCATGCTCAGGTAGTAACCTATGATAACGCTAAGAAAAAAGCACAGAAGAGTTTTGACAATGCACAGTTGGCGGTTTCGGAGTATAAAACGGAAGATGCTATTATTTATTTGCAGGAAGCGATACGGGCTGAACCTGGATTTGCAGACGCCTATGGACAAATGACGATTTCCTATGTAGAGTTGAAAAAATATGAAGAGGCGGTTACGAGTTTTGAAACCCTCAGACGGCTGGATAGCAATTCTATCCGACCGGCATTGATGGCTTACTCCAAGGCCCTGGCAGGTGTTGGCCGATTTAGTGATGCCCTTGCCAATATCAATCTTTACATTGCAACAGGCAAGATCAATAATCCAAAAGCACAAGCCCTTCAGAAAACTTATACTTACGCCGCCAGAGAAGCAGCTCACCCGGTACCTTTTACCCCCATTAACCTGGGCGATAATATCAATACCAAAGATGCCGAATACTTCCCCTCCCTGACCATCGATAACCAGATGCTTGTTTTTACACGCAGAGTGAATGGCAAGAACGAAGATTTCTATGTGTCAGAAAGAGACGACAGCATGCATTGGAAGAAAGCGTATAATATGGGTGCACCTATTAACTCTACCGCTTTCAATGAAGGTGCGCAGAACATTTCGCAGGATGGTAATATGCTGGTGTTTACAGGTTGTAATTTTCCAAATGGACGTGGCAGCTGCGATATCTACTATGCTATCAGAACAGAAGAAGGTCTTTGGGTAGAACCTATGAACCTGGGTAATCCGATTAATACGCGGGACTGGGAGTCACAACCTTGTCTCTCTCCTGATAAACAAACGTTATATTTTTCCAGGGCCACAACAGATGCAGGTTCCGACATCTTCATGAGCCAGTTGCAATCCAATGGCAGATGGGGTACTCCTGAAAGACTGGGACCTAATATCAATACAACTGGCGATGAAGCAACCCCTTTTATTCATGCGGATAACCAGACATTGTACTTTGCCTCCAACGGGCATGAGGGTTTTGGCGGAATGGACCTGTTCTATTCCCGCAGACAAGCGGATGGTAACTGGGGACCAGCCGTGAATATGGGGTATCCGATTAATACCACGGATGAGGAATCGAGCCTGGTAGTAGCTGCAGATGGTAAAACGGCGTATTATGCTTCTGATCGTATGGATAGCCGTGGAGCGCTGGATATTTATAGTTTTGAATTGTATCCTGCTGCAAGACCGTTGAAGACGTTGTATGTAAGAGGATATGTGTTTGATAAGAAAAGTCAGAAACGCCTGGTGGCAAATATTGAGCTGCAGGACCTGGAAACAGGGCAGACAATGGCGAATATCAAGAGTGACCTGTTAGGTAATTACCTGGTGGCATTGCCGGTTGGCAGGGATTATGGACTGAATGTAAACAGGAAAGGATACCTGTTCTATTCTGAGAATTTCTCACTGAAAGGTGCTGATAAGGATACTGGTTATTTCAGAGAAGTACCTTTGGTACCATTGGATACAAGTGCAGTTATGGTATTGAACAATGTGTTCTTTGCCAGCAGGGAGTATACATTGAAACCGGAGTCTTTTGTTGAGTTGAACAGGTTAGTTGGATTGATGAGAGAGAACCCGACGATGATCGTGGAAATAAGCGGACATACGGATAATGTGGGTAATGATCAGATCAATTTGACACTGTCTGATAAACGTGCACAGGCAGTGGTGCAATATTTAGTGCAGAAAGGAATAGCGTCTGAGCGGTTAATAGCGAAAGGATATGGAGAAAATAAGCCGGTGGCGGATAATGAAACCCCGGAAGGAAGGGCGCAGAACAGGCGAACAGAGTTTAAGATTATTAAGCTATAA
- the folD gene encoding bifunctional methylenetetrahydrofolate dehydrogenase/methenyltetrahydrofolate cyclohydrolase FolD: protein MQILDGKLVSAAIKAQLAEKVTELKALGKKVPHLAAILVGNDPASETYVASKVKSCAEIGYNSTLLRFDEKISEKHLLDNITLLNENADIDGILVQLPLPKHINEEVVINNIDPSKDVDGFHPVNVGKMVSGLPTFIPATPYGIMLMLEHYKVPTKGKHAVVIGRSHIVGTPMSILLSRNTYPGNCTVTLTHSQTANLKEICLQADIIVAAIGRPNFVTADMVKEGAAIVDVGINRIADPSKKSGHRLVGDVNFDEVAEKCSYITPVPGGVGPMTIAALLKNTYHAAVGQKGNMN from the coding sequence ATGCAAATTTTAGACGGTAAACTGGTATCAGCGGCTATCAAAGCCCAACTGGCAGAAAAAGTAACGGAACTGAAAGCTTTAGGCAAGAAAGTTCCTCACCTGGCTGCTATTCTGGTAGGTAATGATCCCGCCAGCGAAACATACGTTGCTTCAAAAGTTAAGTCCTGCGCAGAGATCGGATATAACTCCACCCTGCTGCGTTTTGATGAAAAAATTTCCGAAAAACATCTGCTTGACAATATCACTCTTCTGAATGAAAATGCAGATATTGACGGTATTCTCGTACAGTTACCGCTTCCTAAGCACATCAACGAAGAAGTTGTAATCAATAACATCGATCCAAGCAAAGACGTAGACGGTTTCCACCCGGTAAACGTTGGTAAAATGGTCAGTGGCCTGCCTACTTTCATCCCGGCTACACCTTACGGCATTATGCTGATGCTGGAACACTACAAAGTTCCAACAAAAGGTAAACACGCTGTAGTGATCGGCCGCAGCCACATCGTAGGTACGCCTATGAGCATCCTGCTGAGCAGAAACACTTACCCTGGCAACTGCACCGTTACCCTCACTCACTCACAGACTGCAAACCTGAAAGAAATCTGTCTCCAGGCAGATATCATCGTTGCAGCTATTGGTCGTCCGAACTTCGTGACTGCTGATATGGTGAAAGAAGGTGCTGCTATCGTGGATGTAGGCATCAACCGTATTGCTGATCCTTCTAAGAAATCTGGTCACAGACTGGTAGGTGATGTGAATTTTGATGAAGTTGCTGAAAAATGCAGCTATATCACGCCGGTTCCGGGTGGTGTAGGTCCAATGACCATCGCAGCACTGCTGAAGAATACCTACCACGCCGCTGTAGGTCAGAAAGGAAATATGAACTAA